One genomic segment of Paenibacillus xylanexedens includes these proteins:
- a CDS encoding Cof-type HAD-IIB family hydrolase, with the protein MTYKLIAIDIDDTLINDNKEVTPATQTALEQAVAHGVTVTLATGRAYASAQALARQTGLNVPIITYQGALVKNLLDEKVLYERYVPQEASRKLYDYCLENNLHLQTYIDDKLYAREENDKLRDYAKLNGTQYYIESDFIKVIEQKTPKLLIIDEPDYLDKVAVDLRELLGPQVHITKSKPYFLEIMHNEGTKGHALTFLADHFGHQLSECIAIGDSWNDHEMLEVAGLGVAMGNAIPALKELADYITASNNEDGVKEVIEKFVLNAE; encoded by the coding sequence ATGACCTACAAATTAATTGCAATCGACATTGATGACACACTGATCAACGACAACAAGGAAGTAACCCCTGCTACACAGACAGCACTGGAACAAGCGGTTGCCCATGGTGTAACTGTAACGCTGGCGACTGGACGTGCTTATGCTTCCGCACAAGCGCTTGCTCGTCAAACCGGACTTAACGTGCCAATCATTACGTATCAAGGCGCATTGGTGAAAAACCTACTGGACGAAAAAGTACTTTATGAGCGCTACGTTCCACAGGAAGCTTCCCGTAAACTGTATGATTACTGCCTGGAGAACAATCTCCATCTTCAAACATACATTGACGACAAGCTGTATGCCCGTGAGGAAAACGACAAGCTGCGTGATTATGCCAAATTAAATGGCACCCAATATTACATCGAATCTGATTTTATCAAAGTCATCGAACAAAAAACACCAAAGCTGCTTATTATCGATGAGCCAGACTACTTGGATAAGGTTGCTGTTGACCTGCGTGAATTGCTCGGACCACAAGTGCATATCACGAAGTCCAAACCTTACTTCCTGGAGATCATGCACAATGAAGGAACTAAAGGCCACGCCCTGACCTTCCTGGCTGACCATTTCGGTCACCAGCTCAGCGAGTGTATTGCCATCGGCGACTCCTGGAACGACCATGAGATGCTCGAAGTTGCTGGTCTTGGTGTAGCGATGGGGAATGCCATTCCTGCGCTGAAAGAGCTGGCGGACTACATTACGGCAAGTAATAACGAAGACGGCGTAAAAGAGGTAATCGAGAAGTTTGTGCTGAACGCAGAGTAA
- a CDS encoding lipoate--protein ligase has product MLFVDNQGITDPSVNLAIEEYILKHLPMEDDSYLLFYINRPSIIIGKHQNTIEEINIEYVQDNGVQVVRRLSGGGAVYHDLGNLNFSFITADDGQSFHNFRKFTQPVVEALHELGVNAELTGRNDLQVGEKKISGNAQFSTRGRMFSHGTLMFDLNLEHVQASLNVNPEKFKSKSTKSVRSRVANIRDLIDTNLTIEQFRDELLRHIFRMEPKDVPQYTLTDKDWDKIKEISAERYNNWDWNYGLSPESNVKHTRKFPVGIIDLRMNIKDGRIEDIKIFGDFFGVGDVADIENMLRGKRYDESEVRTALEGLDVKHYFGNLELEDFIGLVFLEE; this is encoded by the coding sequence ATGCTGTTTGTAGACAACCAGGGCATTACAGATCCTTCTGTAAACCTTGCCATTGAGGAGTACATTCTGAAGCATCTGCCGATGGAGGATGACAGCTATCTGCTGTTTTACATCAACCGTCCGTCGATCATCATCGGAAAACATCAAAATACAATTGAAGAAATTAATATCGAGTATGTTCAGGATAACGGTGTGCAGGTCGTTCGTCGTCTTTCGGGAGGCGGAGCGGTATATCACGATCTGGGCAACCTGAATTTCAGTTTTATTACAGCGGATGACGGTCAATCCTTCCACAATTTCCGCAAGTTCACCCAGCCTGTGGTTGAAGCTTTGCACGAGCTTGGTGTAAATGCCGAGTTGACCGGGCGTAATGATCTGCAAGTGGGCGAAAAGAAAATTTCGGGCAACGCCCAGTTTTCCACACGTGGGCGTATGTTCAGTCATGGCACATTGATGTTTGATCTGAATCTGGAGCATGTTCAGGCTTCCCTGAACGTCAATCCCGAGAAATTCAAATCCAAGAGCACCAAGTCCGTGCGCAGCCGGGTCGCCAACATACGGGATCTGATTGACACCAACTTGACGATTGAGCAGTTCCGCGATGAGCTGTTACGTCACATTTTCCGGATGGAGCCTAAGGACGTTCCACAGTACACCCTCACTGACAAAGACTGGGACAAAATCAAGGAAATCTCCGCTGAGCGTTATAACAACTGGGACTGGAACTATGGCTTGTCTCCGGAAAGCAATGTGAAGCACACTCGCAAATTCCCTGTCGGCATCATCGATCTGCGCATGAACATCAAGGATGGACGCATCGAAGATATCAAGATCTTTGGCGACTTCTTCGGTGTAGGTGATGTGGCGGATATCGAAAATATGCTGCGCGGCAAGCGGTATGATGAATCCGAGGTGCGTACTGCACTTGAGGGCCTGGATGTAAAACATTACTTCGGCAACCTTGAGCTGGAAGACTTTATCGGCCTTGTTTTTCTAGAAGAGTAG